The genomic interval ggacAAAAATTTGGATATTTAGAAATTTTGGATGGAGTAATATTTTGTTGAATTAAAATGGCACAAGCACGACCCAAAAAGTCTGGGCTGAAACACTACCGGGTTATAACTTATAATTAGCAACCCTTCCTGTATCATTGTTGGGCCTTGCATAAACAAAAGGGTAATTTTGGAATCAGAAAAAATCCACGAAGATAATAAAACGATAAGAAACGAGAGTCTGAAAAAAACGAGAAATCAAAACAAAGCAGAAAATCGAAACAGAGAAGAATGTCGTCGGTTTCAAGCATATTTGGGTGTGGAGTTGCAATAGCACCAAATTCAGTGAAAAACAAGTCAATTCGAATTGAAAGGAGAAACGCGTGTGGAGGATTGTTGATTGAATGTTCATCAAGGCCACAGAAGAAATCAACGGCGCATCATATGCAGACGAGGCCTCGCAAATCACAACCGTCCGATAGAAATCGGAAGCCAACAGTGTACGCTCCGTTGCCACCACTGCCTCCTGATTGGACGGTTGTTATTACTGCTGATGCATCGACGGCTCCTGTTGCTCCTCCGCCTCCCACTCCTTCTCCTTAGCCATATGCTTCACTCGGTTCGGTACCTTTTTGTAAGTCTATGTTGTTATGTTCTGTTTTATTGGACGATGTATTGTATTGTTTATTTGTTAACATACTTTAGTTCTATTTGTCAATTAACTATGTTTTTCGTATTTATATGTGAGTTGTGAAACCTTATGGATGATGAAATGTTTATGAGAATCGAATGTTTTTCCCATTTGTTTATTGGATGAGGgtttctaaatatttatctgCCGCACGCATTTTTTTATGAGGTagaattttgtcaattttttcttaattttccGAGAGAAAACAGGAATTCACTTACAATTGATGctcattagtttttttattttatttaatatttaacctTTCACCTTTAcgataaaaatgtaaaaataatccTAGTATATTGAATTTGTGTATGTACGTACCcagaacaaaattataattttgtgtttACAAGTAtgataagtttttaaattattgactAGAGAACGAGGTTGGtggatttttaaattaaaaatatttcatcatCAACATAAACTATAGGGTGAAGAAGACTTCCAGCTTCAAGTTCAATAAGCACAAGATTTTGTGCTGTGAGACCATATGTTTCTCTTGTAGGATGAGGGGATTTAGATCCCAAAGAGGAATGAAACAAATGGTTGCGGgcgaaaagaaaaataatcccATTACTATACAGAAAACTTTTGcagggttttttttttcaataccctctttttaaaaaaaaaacactaaatacccctatttaaaaaaaatatactaaaatactcattttttaaaaatcaagtgGGAAGTCGTCATTTGGAACTCGGGCTTCGTTAAAGAAGTCGTCAtttcaaatggcgacttgtaagtaaagaaaaaaaaaatggagtaTTTTGATATACTTTTTTCAAATGGTggtattttaatgtttttttttttcaaaaagaggatattgaaaaaaaaaaaccactttTGCATGCACCAGTGGTATTATTAGCCCTTGAAGTActtcattaatattattatttattatgacTTCATTAGTGTGTCACATTTTATTGGAGTGAAGTGTTTTTATCGTAAGTGGTAGAGGATCGTCCTTTAAAATTTTGGGGCATATGATGAAAAAATTGCATGCTTATTTAAATAGTGTTCTtcttggatttttttttacaaaatcttttttgtataaaatatttaataacttgTTCACCGatcttaaaaaaaatgctaaaaataaaaGCGACAAATAATTCTTTTTGCAATTTAGATTAAAACTACTATAGGATATGCAATGGTAAAAACAAAGTAGTTAATATTGGTCTATAAACTATATATTCAATAGGATAACTATATTTGAACactataattgatttttttcttcatgtttcataaaaagatttaattaattttgattcaacTTTTAAAACATCTTTAAATGATTTCTGATATCTTCAAATAGAATTTCATCACTAAAATTACAAGAATGTCATTTTTTGactaaattataaaatgtttataacataattttaaattgttataaaaGAATATCTCAAATCATTCAATTTGCAACAAATAtccaaaaatattcttatatATCTTTAATGTTCAAACAATGGGTCTCAGTTTGATTGTGTGCAGTTAAGAGAATGTTTAGGTAAATATCAATCTAATATGATTTTAGtctcttcattttatttatcactccattataatattcttttagtCTTAAGTGaattttgaatattaaaaaatataatgtaacattatgatttgaaaaaacaaatgtTTTGTTGAGAGGAAAAgatatttgttttaaagaacATAGGTAGAGATATTTTGTTGAAGAACGTGAGAAATGTGAAGTCATTCATGGGTTTGTTGTTTTGATGGAAAGGGTGAATGATTGGGGTCTATTACTGAATGGATAAATGTTATCAAGGATTAAAAAGTAAgagaatagtaaaaaataaagatgaattaaataaaaatattgcaGGTACCACTAAAATAAGGTTGGTCTCAAACTATAAGAACTAGTCGTTGTTAAATTAGAATATATGGTTTAAATTGTGTTTGGTTTGACAAAAGAGATGAGGTGGAGGGATAGAATTAAAGACACGTTTAGTTTAAATTATATTagggattttaaataatttctttaGTTATAGGAAGTTTATGTCCTCCAAATCTTTTAAAAGTGgatggaggacaaaaatcagTTTAGAAGAAATTTTACTTTCatcttttcttaaaaaataaattaaagacaCTTTCACTAAAATATTTCTTCACCTCTTCTTTCCTCCACCTATCTCCAACCAAACACAACATTTGTCTTATAgtcttaatttctttttataacaagtagttttattataaatcaataatgTCTCAACAATATTAATTCTTTCAGTTAATGATATTGATAACCATTTTAcacttaaattaattacaatattgatttaaataaaagtatcggagttttattataatatttattaataatataaaactgcctcatttttaaaatttgtcttAAACTTCAAACATATATATTAGGACGGATGTTAGGTGGCTCTGTCTATGCGATGAATACAAGTATTTCCAATAAATCTAAATAAAGAGATTTAGTATCATAgtttaattttgacattttgGTATCATTTAGTTGCATCCCTGTTTTAATCGGTTAGGTATCAAATCCCACTTGTTCTCCAACATGAAAGTTAGATGAATATTCAGTTAATAGTTCTCAAAcgaatattttcttttattcgaACAATTagaagaaattatatttttagtggCAAGTTGTTTAACTACTTCAAAAGTATTGAGTAATATGATTTATGTTTTGATAACTAAATTTTGAAAGGTACGTTCAAtgtgatattttgttttattttttaaaattttcaaaaataaaaattagtttcaGTTTtgaattctaaattttaattattaactaattttaattttgtttttgagtttgaaaaaataattatcaataccaaaataattaaaactgacaaaaataattaagaatttAAGCTAGGTTCCAATATATATAGCATGTTCCTAGTAAACTATTCAATcaagattatatttttttttgacagCTTCAATCAATTAATCAGCCTAATAAACATGGAAATATCATAATCAGTTATTACTTTCCATATTATATATGTGCCAAACATAGTATTTGAATTTGAGTAACTTAATATTATTAGAATAATGCCGAATTCGGTCAACCTCGTTCTAAAAATTccaattgattttataaaattgtgatttaaATTAATACATCAATCCATATTTCATTGTgcagttagaaatattttatttgaaaataggCGCTTTATGTAGACCGATTAACTTAAATGTTACGATgaattaaaatatgtatttatttctATAGAAAATTCCCTTTTCatgtgaataaataaaaatccaaaagcatataatttttacttcaaaactaattctttttatattatgtttattctataaaaaacttaataaatataatcaaaattttgtttttttttcttccttttcgtGAACAATTTTTCTTAGAAAATATAGGATAAATCGGATCTTAAAATCACTTGGGCACTAATTCATCAATATATAATGTAGGAATTTAATTTACATGTCACAACATCtaatgaaatttaattattcaaatatgctgtaatatgtttttcaaaatatatacacaaATATCTATTTGCCAATATGAGATAAGATATATGAGTTAAACTATTTTACACCGTGAAcctatataaattaaattcacaatataatattttttttttcttaaatctcTTAATTCATGTGGAAAGATGTCTTAATAATATGATAGcgtaatatgatattatttgttattattaaaaaaatcaatttttaatttatcccAAATCATGTAATATTGTCGccttatttatgattttttatctaaagataatttattaaatcgttatttttatccattgataaagaaaaataaacacattaacattttaaattgcATTTATAACACACTAGCGTCGACATCCGCACCCGTCTGTCCACTTTGTTAGTATGCTAAATGAAAAAAGTgtgaaaaatttgttttaaaaatggCAGAAAAAATTAGGCAAATAAGagtataagaataaaaaaaataaaatttaattgcagttttttgtttatttatttttgttaattttatactttaaaagttgataattttatttatttttaagattttttaattaaaaaaatgacgatttgacgtattttaaataacgtgttatatgattttatgatataaaattgtTTAGATTCATTAATTATTTGCATGTCATTAACTAAAttataaaagtgaaaaaattctaaagttaaaagttaattttttaaagaattttattacaattttcgaAGTATTAATCATTCTAAATATGATATGTCATATCGtgactttttaattaaaaaattaaaataaatcattaaaaatattaaattttaaaataaaagatcaattacgtaaattaataaaaatataaaaacataaattgtaattaaaaaaaaaaaaataaaactaaaataatgtAACTCAAATTATATGggaaactttattttttatttatttttatatatataacgaAGTTCATGTACGAATTTCTTTTTAACTGCTAAGGGtagatttagaagaaaaataaactaCACTAAATATGTATACTGTCTTTATTAATGTTATagattacaattaaaaaaaaaaatactataaaatttttcaataacttttagtaaaaaaaaatcaattactaGACTATGTA from Cicer arietinum cultivar CDC Frontier isolate Library 1 chromosome 5, Cicar.CDCFrontier_v2.0, whole genome shotgun sequence carries:
- the LOC101496443 gene encoding large ribosomal subunit protein cL38, yielding MSSVSSIFGCGVAIAPNSVKNKSIRIERRNACGGLLIECSSRPQKKSTAHHMQTRPRKSQPSDRNRKPTVYAPLPPLPPDWTVVITADASTAPVAPPPPTPSP